The genomic DNA GGCCCGGGACGCGTCCCATGACATCCCGGTGGTGGTGGGCGCGGTGCCCTTCGACGGCGCGCTCCCCGCCCAGCTCGTGGTGCCCATGACGATGCAGCGCGCGGGCTCCCTGGCGTTCGACGCGGCGTCTCCGCGCGTCACGTCCCAGGCCCGCTACACCCTGCGGCCCGTGCCCGAGCCCGCCGCCTACCTGCACGGCGTCGCCCAGGCGCTGGAGCTCATGCGCAGCAGCCCCTTGCGCAAGGTGGTGCTGTCGCGCTCGCTGCACCTGGACACCCCCACGCCCATCGACCTGACCCAGCTGCTGCGCAACCTCGCCCAGCGCAATGCCGCGGGCTATACCTTCGCGGTGGATCTGCCCGCCCACGAGGGAACGGGCCGCCGCACGCTCATCGGCGCCAGCCCCGAGCTGCTGGTCTCCCGCTCCGGATTGCAGGTGCTCGCCAATCCGCTCGCGGGCTCGGCGGCGCGCAGCCCCGACCCCGTCGAGGATCAAGCCCGGGCCACCGCGCTGATGGCCTCGCCCAAGGATCTGCACGAGCACGCGGTGGTGATCGACGCCGTCGCCGAGGCCCTGCGCCCGTACTGCAAGACGCTGGAGGTGCCCAAGGGCCCCTCGCTCATCCACACGCCCACCATGTGGCACCTGTCCAGCCGCATCAGTGGCGAGCTGTTGGACCCGTCCATCTCCTCGCTGACGCTGGCGGCCGCGATGCACCCCACGCCCGCGGTGTGCGGCTACCCGACGCGGCTCGCGCACGATGCCATCGGCTCCATCGAGCCGTTCGAGCGCGGCTTCTACACGGGCACGGTGGGCTGGTGCGACGCGACGGGTGACGGGCAGTGGGCGGTGACCATCCGCTGCGCCGAGGCCGATGAGCGCACGCTGCGGCTGTTCGCGGGCGCGGGCATCGTGCTCGGCTCGACGCCCGAGTCCGAGCTGGCGGAGACGGAGGCGAAGTTCCGCACCATGCTCCACGCCATGGGCCTGGGCCACGAGGTGCGGCCATGAGCGAGTCCTTTCCGGGCTGCCCCACCTGGCCCGAGGCGTTCGCCACGCGCTACCGCCAGGCGGGCTACTGGCGCGGAGAGACCTTCGGCCAGATGCTGCGGGACCGGGCCGCCCGCCAGGGAGAGCACACCGCGATCGTCTCGGGCGGGGAGCGCCTGAGCTACCGCGAGCTGGATCTCCGCGCGGACCGGCTGGCCGCGGGCTTCCATGCCCTGGGCATCCAGGCCGGGGACCGGGTGGTGGTGCAACTGCCCAACATCGCCGCGTTCCTCGAGGTGTGCTTCGCGCTGTTCCGCCTGGGCGCGCTGCCGGTGTTCGCGCTGCCGGCCCACCGCGCCGCGGAGATTGGCTACTTCTGCGAGTTCACCCAGGCGGTCGCCTACATCATCCCGGACAAGCACGGGGGCTTCGACTACCGCGCGCTGGCCGAGCAGATCCGCGCCACGGTGCCGGGTCTGCGCCATGTCATCGTCGCGGGAGAGGCGGGGCCGCACCTCGCCCTGAGCGGCCTGTACACCGAGCCCGTCGCGCTGTCCGGACCGGCGCCCCACGACGTGGCCTTCTTCCAGTTGTCCGGCGGCAGCACCGGCGTGCCCAAGCTCATCCCGCGCACCCACGACGACTACATCTACAGCCTGCGGGGCAGCGTGGAGATCTGCCAGCTCGACGAGCGGAGCGTGTACCTGTGCGCCCTGCCCGCCTCGCACAACTTCCCCCTCAGCTCGCCGGGCACGCTCGGCACGCTGTACGCGGGAGGCACGGTGGTGATGGCCGCCAACCCCAGCCCGGACGAGTGCTTTCCGTTGATCGCCCGCGAGCGGGTGACGATCACCGCGCTGGTGCCTCCCCTGGCGATGATCTGGATGGAGTCCACCCAGGCGAAGCGCCATGACCTGTCCAGCCTGCGGGTGCTCCAGGTGGGAGGCGCCCGGCTCAGCAACGAGGCCGCGCGGCGCGTGCGTCCCACCCTGGGCTGCACGCTCCAGCAGGTGTTCGGCATGGCCGAGGGTCTGGTCAACTACACCCGGCTGGACGACCCCGAGGATCGCATCGTCACCACCCAGGGCCGCCCCATCTCCCCGGACGATGAAATCCGCGTGGTGGACGAGGACGGCCAGGACGTGGCGCCCGGGGAGACGGGCCAGCTCCTGACGCGAGGCCCCTACACCATCCGCGGCTACTACCGGGCCGAGGCCCACAACGCGCGGGCCTTCACCGCCGACGGTTTCTATTGCACGGGAGACCTCGTGCGCCTGACGCCCGAGGGCGACGTGGTGGTGGAAGGCCGCGCGAAGGATCAAATCAACCGGGGAGGCGACAAGGTCGCGGCCGAGGAGGTCGAGAATCACCTGCTCGCCCACCCGAACGTCCACAACGCGGCCGTGGTGGCCCTGCCCGACGCCTTCCTCGGGGAGCGCTCCTGCGCGTTCGTCATCCCGCGAGACACCCGGCCGACCGCCGCCGCGCTCACCGCCTTCCTGCGCTCGCGCGGACTGGCGGCCTTCAAGATTCCGGATCGGATCGAATTCGTCGATGCCTTCCCCCAGACGGGCGTCGGCAAGGTCAGCAAGAAAGACCTGCGCGCGGCGCTCGTGCGCGCGGCGCCGCCCCGGACCTGAACCCCCACGCCATTCCCTCCCTCGACTTGAAAGGAGCCATCCCATGGCACTTCCCGCCATTGCCCCCTACTCCATGCCCAGCGCGTCCGACCTGCCCAAGAACAAGGTGTCGTGGACTCCCGAGGCGAAGCGCTCGGTGCTGCTCATCCACGACATGCAGCGCTACTTCGTGGGCGCCTTCACCGCCGGCCAGTCTCCGGTGAACGAGCTGGTGGCCAACATCCAGCGGCTGCGCGGCCACTGCACCGCCCTGGGCATCCCCGTGGTGTTCTCGGCCCAGCCCGGTGGACAGACGCCCTCGCAGCGCGGGCTCCAGCTGGACATGTGGGGCGCGGGCATCAACGGCGGCCCGGACCAGAAGCAGATCATCGAGGCGCTTCAGCCCGCTCCGGGCGACATCCACCTCACCAAGTGGCGCTACAGCGCGTTCCACAACACCGCCCTGATGGACGTCCTGCGTGAGCAGGGCCGCGATCAGCTCATCATCACCGGCATCTACGCGCACATCGGCTGCCTGCAGACGGCCACCCATGCCTTCATGAGCGACGTGCAGCCATTCATGGTCGCCGATGCCCTGGGAGACTTCTCCCGGGAGCAGCACCAACTGGCGCTCGACTACGCGGCGAAGCTGTGCGGCGTCACCGCCACCACGGACGGCATCATCGAGTTGCTGGGGCCCGCGAGCGTGGAGGCCGGACAGCCGCTCAGCCCTCAACAGGTGCGCCAGGACGTCGCCGAACTGCTCGCGCAGACGGCCTCGGAGATTGGCGAGGACGAGAACCTGCTCGAGCGGGGCATGGACTCCATCCGCATCATGAGCCTGGTGGAGCGCTGGCGGCGCACCGGAGCGGAAGTGTCCTTCGTGGAGCTGGCCGAGAAGCCGACGCTGACCGATTGGTACGCGCTGCTCTCGCCGAGTTCCCGTGCGCCCGTCGCCGTGACGATGCGTTGAACCCATCCCAGAAGGTAACGAGTCATGAGTGAGTCGCGGGATGCAGTCTGGCCGCTGTCGGCGGCCCAGCACGGAATCTGGTCGGGCCAGCAGTTCGACCTCCAGAGCCCGGTGTACAACGCGGGCGAGTGCATCGAGATCCTCGGACCGCTCGATGTGGGGCTCTTCGAGACCTCGGTGCGGCGGGCCGTCACGGAAGCCGAGGCCCTGCACGTCCGGTTCCTCCCGGGGGAGCGGGGACCTGTCCAGGTCCTCGAGCCTCGGACGGACTGGACGCCCCACGTGGTGGACGTGAGCCAGACGCCCGACCCGTGGACCGCGGCGCGGGACTGGATGCGGACCGATCTGGCCCAGCCCGTCGACCTCACGCAAGGGCCGCTCTTCACCCAGGCCCTGTTCAAGGCCTCCTCCGAGCGCTTCTTCTGGTACCAGCGCATCCATCACATCGCGATGGACGGCTTCGGCTTCTCCCTGCTCGCGCGGCGGGTGGCGGAGCTCTACACGGCGCTGGCGTCCGGAAAGCCCCTCACTGGAGGGTTCGGCCAGCTGCGCGCGGTGCTGAACGAGGACGCCGCCTATCAGTCCGGTCCCCAGCGGGAGCTCGATCGGACCTTCTGGATGGAACACCTCGCCGACGCGCCCGCGCCCGTGACGCTGGCCCGGCCCGCCCCCATGTCCTCGAGCTTCGTGCGCCAGACGCGTCACCTGGGCACGGCGGAGAACGACAAGCTCCACGCGGCCGCGAAGCAGGCGGGCGTGAGCTGGCCGGACCTCGTGCTCGCGGCGACGGCGGCCTGGATTCACCGGAAGACCGATGCCCCCGAGGTGGTGCTCGGCCTGCCCGTGATGTCCCGGTTGGGCTCGGCCGCGCTGCGCGTGCCCTGCATGGCGATGAACATCGTGCCCCTGCGCGTCTCCGTCCACCCGGAGCTGGGCCTGTTCGAGCTGGCCAAGGGCGTGGCCTCGGAGCTGCGCGCCATCCGGCCCCACCTGCGCTACCGCTACGAGCAACTTCGCCGGGACCTGAAGATGGTGGGCGGACAGCGCCGGCTGTTCGGCCCCGTGGTCAACATCATGCCGTTCGACTACGGCCTGCGCTTCGCGGGCCTGCGGACGATCGCGCACAACATCTCCGCCGGGCCCGTCGAGGACCTCTCCATCGGCGTGTACGCCCGGAGCGATGGCCTGGGCCCCCGCGTCGACTTCGACGCCAACCCCGCCTGCTACCGCGCCGAGGAACTGGACGCCCATCAGCGGGAGTTCCTCCACCTGCTGGAGAAGTGGGTGGCCTCGCCCCATGAGGCCATCGCTCCGGCGCTCCAAGGAACGAACACGCGAGCCGCGACCGGAACCGGCGCGGCCGCCCCCGCCTCCCTGCTCGAGGGAGGACCCCTGCCCGCTCCCGCGCACCCCGTCCTGGAGTCGCTGTGCGAGCGGGCCCGGGAACAACCGGACGCCATCGCGGTGGAGCACGGCCCCTGGCGCATGAGCTACCGCGAGCTGGTCGACGCGGCGCGCGCCTTGTCCTCGCGGCTCGTCGCGGAGGGCGTGCGTCCCGACTCGCCCGTGGCGGTGATGGTGCCCCGGAGCCTGGACGCCATCGTCGCGAGCCTCGGCGTGCTGTTCGCTGGCGCGGGCTATCTGCCGCTCGATCCGTTCGGACCCGAGGCCAGGACCGCCGCCATCCTCGCCGATGCCTCGCCCGCGTTGCTCATCACGCCCGCGCAGCCGCCCGAGCCCAAGGCGGCTCCCCCGGCGCCCGGAAACCTGCTCGTGCGCCGCGAGGAGCGGTCCGCCTCGGCGAAGCCCACCGTCGAGGACCCCCAGCGCCCGGAGCACGAGCGTCTGGCCTATGTCATCTACACCTCGGGCTCGACGGGTCAGCCCAACGGCGTGCAGATCTCCCGGGGAGCGCTGGCCCACTTCGTGGCGGGCGCGACCTGGCGCTACGGCCTGAGCCGGGAGGACCGGGTGTTGCAGTTCGCGCCCCTGCACTTCGACGCCAGTGTGGAGGAGATCTTCCTCACCCTGTGCGCGGGCGCGAGGCTGGTGCTGCGCACGGACGAGATGCTCCAGTCGGTGCCCCGGCTCATCGAGGCCTGCGACGCCCACGGCATCACCGTGTTGGATCTGCCCACCGCGTTCTGGCACGAGCTGGCCTACAGCGTCTCCACGGGCTCGCTCCCGCTGCCGTCCTGTCTGCGCACCGTCATTATCGGTGGAGAAGCCGCGCTGCCCGAGCGGGTCGCTCGCTGGCGCGCGGCCGTGGGCTCCCGGGTGCAGTTGCTCAACACCTACGGCCCCACCGAGACCACCGTGGTGGCCACCGTCGCCACGCTCAGCGATGTCCCCGCGCAAGGAGCTTCCGAAGAGGTCCCCATCGGGCGTCCCCTGCCGGGCGTGAGCGCGGTGCTGCTCGACAAGCACGGACGGCCCGTCGCGCCGGGCACCGAGGGCGAGCTGTATCTGCTCGGCGGAGGACTGGCCCGGGGCTACCTGGGGCGCGCGGAGCTGGACGCGAAGCGCTTCACCTCGCTGCGGCAGTTGCCCGGAGCGCCCCGCGCCTACCGCACGGGAGATACCGCCCGGCTGCGCGAGGACGGACAACTGGTGTTCGTCGGCCGAGTGGACGATGAGTTCAAGATCAGCGGGCACCGGATCGATCCCACCGAGGTCGAGACCGCGCTGCTGGGACAGCCGGGCGTGAAGGAGGCCGCGGTGGTGGGCCAGGTGCTGGAGGGCGGAACGCGGCGGCTGTGCGCGCACATCGTCGCCACCGAGCCCGTCCCCACGGCGGCCCAACTGCGCCGGGCCCTGCTGGGAGCGCTGCCCGCGCCCATGGTGCCGGGGGCCTTCGTGTTCCGCGAGCGGCTGCCCCGGACCAGCACGGGCAAGCTGGACCGGGCCGAGCTTCGCCGGTGGACGGAGACGGAGGAGTCCACCCCGGCCCTCGAGGCCGCCACGGAGCTGGAGCGCGAGGTGCTGCGCGTCTGGGAGCAGGTGCTGGGCGTGAGCGGCGTCTCGGCGCAGGACGACTTCTTCGAGCTGGGCGGGCAGTCCCTGCAGAGCATCCAGGTCGCCAACCGGCTCGGGGTCATCCTGGGCCGCGACGTGCCGGTCGCCACGGTGTTCCGCTACCCGACGGCCGCGGGACTGGCCCAGGCCCTGGAGCACGGAGAGGACGCGGGAGCCGAGGCGGGAGGACCGCCCCCCGCCATGCTCGCCGACGCGGTGTTGGCCGAGGACATCGTTCCCCGAGGCCTGCCCCCGGCCACGGGCCAGGCTCCGCTCCGGCAGGTCCTGCTGACGGGCGCCACCGGCTTCGTGGGCGCGCACCTGTTGGATCAACTGCTGCGGCAGACGGACGCGCGGGTGGTGTGTCCGGTACGGGCCCGGGATGAAGCCCACGGCCTGGAGCGGATTCGCGCCGCCCTGACGGGCCAGGGGCTTTCCACCCAGGGCCTCGCCGAGCGGGTGCTCGCGCTCCCGGCGGACCTGACCCAACCCCTGATGGGACTGGACAGCGCGCGCTTCCACGGACTGGCCGCCGAGTGCGACGCCCTCTACCACAATGCCGCGGTGGTCAGCGTCGTGCGCGAGTACGGCAGCCTGCGGGCGGTCAACGTCCGGGGGACGCAGGAGATGCTGAGGCTGGCGGCCGCCGTACGCCCCAAGCCCCTGCACTACGTGTCGACGCTCGCGGTGGCGCCGCAGGCGAACCTGCGCCCCGAGGTGACCGAGGACTTCGTGCCCCTGCACACGGGGTTGCGCGACGGCTACCAGCGGAGCAAGTGGGTCGCGGAACGGCTGGTGGAGCAGGCCTTCGAGCGGGGCCTTCCCGTGGCCATCTACCGGTTGGGCCGCGTGGTGGGCGCACCCGACACGGGGATCGTCAATCCGCAGGACCTGGTCTGGCGCATCCTGCTCGCGGGCATTCCCACGGGCGCGCTGCCCCACATGGAGGTCAGCGAAACCTGGACGCCGGTGGACTACGTGGCGAAGGCACTCGTGCGCCTCTCCCTGGGCACCCGGCCCGGGCCGGTCTTCAACCTCACCCCCACGCCAGAGGTCCGGCTGAATGAACTGTTCGGCTGGGTGCGCGACTACGGCTACCGGCTGGACATGCAACCCCTGCCCGAGTGGCGCGCGCGCGTGGCCCGGAACACGGCCACCGCGGCTGACAGCGCCACGCTGGCCTTCTTCGATCTGCGCACGGGCTCGGCGGACGCCGCCTTCGGCCTGGGACCCATCCGCTGCGAGCGGGTGACCCACACTCTGGAAGGCAGTGGCATCCACTGTCCGCCCACGGACCGGGCGCTCCTGCACCGCTACCTCGATTATTGCGTGAAACACGGCCTCCTGCCTCGACCATGATCTCCTCCAGCCCGCACCTCGAAAATGGCTCACCCGTGATGAACCGAAACTGGACCCCTGGTTCCTGGCGGAACATGCCCGTCAAACACATCCCCGCCGACTACCCGGATCCGCAGGCCCTCGCCCGGGTCGAGCGGGAGCTGGCGCACCTGCCCGCGCTGGTGTCCGCCGAGGAGACGCGCCGCCTGCGCGCGGCGCTCGGACAGGTCGCCGAGGGCAAGGCGTTCCTGCTGCAGGGCGGCGACTGCGCGGAGAGCTTCCAGGAATTCACGCCCGGCAACGTCCGCGACACGCTCCGGCTGCTGCTCCAGATGGCCGTGGTGCTGACCTTCGCCAAGGGGCGTCCCGTGGTGAAGATCGGCCGCATCGCCGGCCAGTTCGCCAAGCCGCGCTCCAGCCCGGTGGAGACCCGGGGCGCCATCACCCTGCCGGCCTACCGCGGCGACAACATCAACGGCATGGGCTTCACCCCCCAGGAGCGCACGCCAAATCCCGAACGGCTGCTCAAGGCCCACCAGCAGTCCTCGGCCACGTTGGAGCTCGTGCGCGCCTTCGCCCGGGAGGGCTACGAGGCCCTGAGCGATCCCCGTCACTGGAAGATCGATCATCCGCTGGCCGCGCCCATCCAGGACTCGCTCGGCTTCATGCGCTCGCTGCTGGGCAACCCCGAGGAGCAGCACACGGGCCTGGACCGTCTCGACTTCTACACCAGCCACGAGGCCCTGCTGCTCAACGTGGAGGAAGCGCTGACGCGCCTCGAGCCCGCGACGGGCGAGTGGTACGACACCTCGGCCCACATGCTGTGGATTGGCGAGCGCACGCGGCAGCTCGACGGAGGCCACGTGGAGTTCATGCGCGGCATCCAGAACCCCATCGGGCTCAAGTGCGGTCCCGGCATGGATCCGGACGAACTCCTGCGGCTCATGGACGTGCTCAATCCCCAGGCGGTGCCCGGAAAGCTGGTCCTCATCGGCCGCTTCGGCGCGGACAAGGCCGCCGAGCGTCTGCCCCGCCTGATGGCCGCGACCCGGCGCGATGGCCGCCCCGTCGTCTGGAGCATCGACCCCATGCACGGCAACACGCACACGGCGGCCAATGGCTACAAGACCCGGCCCTTCGAGCGCATCCTGTCGGAGGTCCGCACCTTCACCCAGGTGGCCACCGCCGAGGGCGTCCACCCGGGCGGCCTGCACCTGGAGATGACGGGACAGGACGTCACCGAGTGCCTGGGTGGCGCCTGTGCCGTGAGCGAGGCCGACCTGTCGCGCCGCTACCTCACCCACTGCGACCCCCGGCTCAACGCCGACCAGGCCCTCCAGCTCGCCTTCCTCGTGGCGGAACACCTCCAGACCCTGCGTCCCGCGCCCGCCCAGGCCGCTTGAGGCTCCAACCGCTTGACAGCGCCTCCGATCCCGCCTAATTCCGCCTCGAAAATGAGAATGATTACCATTTTCATAATCCAGGGATTCACCGGATTGGGGCGTCGCGGGGCGTGGGGGCTCGTCGTCCTCGCGTGGCTGGGCATGGCCGGTGGCGTGTGGGCGGAGGAGGCGCCGGCCGCCCCCCCCACCCGCGAGTCGCCACGGCTCCTGAATTTCGTCGAGGCGCGCTACCCCGAGCGCGCCAAGCAGGAGCGGCTGGAGGCGCGGGTTCCCCTGCGCATCCGCCTGGACGAGGAAGGCCGCGTCACCGAGGCCGAGGTGGTGGAGTCCATTGGCCACGGCTTCGACGAGGCGGCGCGCGAGGCGGTGCTCGAAATGCGCTTCTCGCCCGCGAAGCGCGATGGGAAGGCGAAACCCTCGCGCCTCGTCTACACCTACGTGTTCCGTCTGCCCGAGGAAGCGCCTCGCGCCGCCGCGCCACCTCCACCGCCGCCCGTGCCCGTTCCCGGGCCGGACGACGTCATCGAGGTGCTGGTGCAGGGCCCCTCCCTGGCGCGGCAGCGGCGCCAGTCCGCCGAGGCGGTCCAGGTGGTGGAGACCGAGACCATCCAGCGCGAGGCGGCCGACCTGGGCGAGGCCCTGGCGCGCAGCGAGGGCGTGGGTGTGCGCCGCTCGGGGGGGCTCGGCAGCCGGTCGCGCTTCTCGCTCGCCGGGCTCACGGATGAGCAGATCCGCTTCTTCGTGGATGGCGTGCCGTTGGATCTCGCGGGCTTCGGACCCGAGTTGTCCAACGTGCCCGTCAACCTCGTGCAGCGGGTGGAGCTCTACCAGGGCGTCGTGCCCATCCGCTTCGGGACGGACGCGCTCGGAGGCGCCGTCCACCTCGTGACGGATCAACAGGTGAACCCGGGGACGGGCGCCGCCGCGTCCTACGAGCTGGGCTCCTTCGACACGCACCGGCTCACCGCCACCGCGAGGCACCTGCACGAGCCGAGCGGGCTGTTCGTGCGCGCCAATGGCTTCATCGACAGCACGCGCAACGACTACCCCATCGACGTCAAGGTCGCCAACGACCTGGGCAAGTCCGTCCCCGCGCGCATCTACCGATTCAATGACGCCTACCGGGCCTGGGGCGCGGGCGTGGAGGCGGGTTTCGTGGACAAGCCCTGGGCCCAGCGCCTGCTGCTGCGCGCCTTCGTGAATGGCTCCGACAAGGAGATCCAGAACAACGTCTTCAT from Melittangium boletus DSM 14713 includes the following:
- a CDS encoding (2,3-dihydroxybenzoyl)adenylate synthase, with translation MSESFPGCPTWPEAFATRYRQAGYWRGETFGQMLRDRAARQGEHTAIVSGGERLSYRELDLRADRLAAGFHALGIQAGDRVVVQLPNIAAFLEVCFALFRLGALPVFALPAHRAAEIGYFCEFTQAVAYIIPDKHGGFDYRALAEQIRATVPGLRHVIVAGEAGPHLALSGLYTEPVALSGPAPHDVAFFQLSGGSTGVPKLIPRTHDDYIYSLRGSVEICQLDERSVYLCALPASHNFPLSSPGTLGTLYAGGTVVMAANPSPDECFPLIARERVTITALVPPLAMIWMESTQAKRHDLSSLRVLQVGGARLSNEAARRVRPTLGCTLQQVFGMAEGLVNYTRLDDPEDRIVTTQGRPISPDDEIRVVDEDGQDVAPGETGQLLTRGPYTIRGYYRAEAHNARAFTADGFYCTGDLVRLTPEGDVVVEGRAKDQINRGGDKVAAEEVENHLLAHPNVHNAAVVALPDAFLGERSCAFVIPRDTRPTAAALTAFLRSRGLAAFKIPDRIEFVDAFPQTGVGKVSKKDLRAALVRAAPPRT
- a CDS encoding class II 3-deoxy-7-phosphoheptulonate synthase; the encoded protein is MMNRNWTPGSWRNMPVKHIPADYPDPQALARVERELAHLPALVSAEETRRLRAALGQVAEGKAFLLQGGDCAESFQEFTPGNVRDTLRLLLQMAVVLTFAKGRPVVKIGRIAGQFAKPRSSPVETRGAITLPAYRGDNINGMGFTPQERTPNPERLLKAHQQSSATLELVRAFAREGYEALSDPRHWKIDHPLAAPIQDSLGFMRSLLGNPEEQHTGLDRLDFYTSHEALLLNVEEALTRLEPATGEWYDTSAHMLWIGERTRQLDGGHVEFMRGIQNPIGLKCGPGMDPDELLRLMDVLNPQAVPGKLVLIGRFGADKAAERLPRLMAATRRDGRPVVWSIDPMHGNTHTAANGYKTRPFERILSEVRTFTQVATAEGVHPGGLHLEMTGQDVTECLGGACAVSEADLSRRYLTHCDPRLNADQALQLAFLVAEHLQTLRPAPAQAA
- the mxcG gene encoding myxochelin non-ribosomal peptide synthetase MxcG, whose translation is MSESRDAVWPLSAAQHGIWSGQQFDLQSPVYNAGECIEILGPLDVGLFETSVRRAVTEAEALHVRFLPGERGPVQVLEPRTDWTPHVVDVSQTPDPWTAARDWMRTDLAQPVDLTQGPLFTQALFKASSERFFWYQRIHHIAMDGFGFSLLARRVAELYTALASGKPLTGGFGQLRAVLNEDAAYQSGPQRELDRTFWMEHLADAPAPVTLARPAPMSSSFVRQTRHLGTAENDKLHAAAKQAGVSWPDLVLAATAAWIHRKTDAPEVVLGLPVMSRLGSAALRVPCMAMNIVPLRVSVHPELGLFELAKGVASELRAIRPHLRYRYEQLRRDLKMVGGQRRLFGPVVNIMPFDYGLRFAGLRTIAHNISAGPVEDLSIGVYARSDGLGPRVDFDANPACYRAEELDAHQREFLHLLEKWVASPHEAIAPALQGTNTRAATGTGAAAPASLLEGGPLPAPAHPVLESLCERAREQPDAIAVEHGPWRMSYRELVDAARALSSRLVAEGVRPDSPVAVMVPRSLDAIVASLGVLFAGAGYLPLDPFGPEARTAAILADASPALLITPAQPPEPKAAPPAPGNLLVRREERSASAKPTVEDPQRPEHERLAYVIYTSGSTGQPNGVQISRGALAHFVAGATWRYGLSREDRVLQFAPLHFDASVEEIFLTLCAGARLVLRTDEMLQSVPRLIEACDAHGITVLDLPTAFWHELAYSVSTGSLPLPSCLRTVIIGGEAALPERVARWRAAVGSRVQLLNTYGPTETTVVATVATLSDVPAQGASEEVPIGRPLPGVSAVLLDKHGRPVAPGTEGELYLLGGGLARGYLGRAELDAKRFTSLRQLPGAPRAYRTGDTARLREDGQLVFVGRVDDEFKISGHRIDPTEVETALLGQPGVKEAAVVGQVLEGGTRRLCAHIVATEPVPTAAQLRRALLGALPAPMVPGAFVFRERLPRTSTGKLDRAELRRWTETEESTPALEAATELEREVLRVWEQVLGVSGVSAQDDFFELGGQSLQSIQVANRLGVILGRDVPVATVFRYPTAAGLAQALEHGEDAGAEAGGPPPAMLADAVLAEDIVPRGLPPATGQAPLRQVLLTGATGFVGAHLLDQLLRQTDARVVCPVRARDEAHGLERIRAALTGQGLSTQGLAERVLALPADLTQPLMGLDSARFHGLAAECDALYHNAAVVSVVREYGSLRAVNVRGTQEMLRLAAAVRPKPLHYVSTLAVAPQANLRPEVTEDFVPLHTGLRDGYQRSKWVAERLVEQAFERGLPVAIYRLGRVVGAPDTGIVNPQDLVWRILLAGIPTGALPHMEVSETWTPVDYVAKALVRLSLGTRPGPVFNLTPTPEVRLNELFGWVRDYGYRLDMQPLPEWRARVARNTATAADSATLAFFDLRTGSADAAFGLGPIRCERVTHTLEGSGIHCPPTDRALLHRYLDYCVKHGLLPRP
- a CDS encoding isochorismatase family protein — protein: MALPAIAPYSMPSASDLPKNKVSWTPEAKRSVLLIHDMQRYFVGAFTAGQSPVNELVANIQRLRGHCTALGIPVVFSAQPGGQTPSQRGLQLDMWGAGINGGPDQKQIIEALQPAPGDIHLTKWRYSAFHNTALMDVLREQGRDQLIITGIYAHIGCLQTATHAFMSDVQPFMVADALGDFSREQHQLALDYAAKLCGVTATTDGIIELLGPASVEAGQPLSPQQVRQDVAELLAQTASEIGEDENLLERGMDSIRIMSLVERWRRTGAEVSFVELAEKPTLTDWYALLSPSSRAPVAVTMR
- the dhbC gene encoding isochorismate synthase DhbC, whose translation is MSERPMAQTLATQLLDSYEAGSSFFFASPKRTLLARGTFATVPPMEGPDALRRLPERVTAVLNEARDASHDIPVVVGAVPFDGALPAQLVVPMTMQRAGSLAFDAASPRVTSQARYTLRPVPEPAAYLHGVAQALELMRSSPLRKVVLSRSLHLDTPTPIDLTQLLRNLAQRNAAGYTFAVDLPAHEGTGRRTLIGASPELLVSRSGLQVLANPLAGSAARSPDPVEDQARATALMASPKDLHEHAVVIDAVAEALRPYCKTLEVPKGPSLIHTPTMWHLSSRISGELLDPSISSLTLAAAMHPTPAVCGYPTRLAHDAIGSIEPFERGFYTGTVGWCDATGDGQWAVTIRCAEADERTLRLFAGAGIVLGSTPESELAETEAKFRTMLHAMGLGHEVRP